A window of the Streptomyces sp. Ag109_O5-10 genome harbors these coding sequences:
- a CDS encoding alpha/beta fold hydrolase gives MAIVDTGDVRLHVQRMGPGEGRTPVATVVLVHGLLTDSLASYYFTVAPAFAASGLDVVMYDLRGHGRSGRPSGGYTLDHNIDDLEALLDHLSITGPVHLVGNSYGGTIAFGYAARHPERAASLTLIESEPATAAWATKLGGILHRVVTELAHNEPDAIAWITANRSRNTARLAKGAARLARETSLGRDIPASRVLTEDQISAVRCPVLGVYGGDSDLVEVVPLKEALLANYRSVVLPGHEHSVLVEASGTVGGHILELIHSVSGGVRAGVR, from the coding sequence ATGGCGATCGTCGACACCGGAGACGTCCGGCTGCACGTACAGAGAATGGGTCCCGGGGAGGGCCGTACCCCGGTCGCCACCGTGGTCCTCGTCCACGGGCTGCTCACCGACAGCCTGGCCAGCTACTACTTCACCGTGGCCCCCGCCTTCGCCGCCTCCGGCCTCGACGTGGTCATGTACGACCTGCGCGGCCACGGCCGCAGCGGCCGCCCGTCCGGCGGCTACACCCTCGACCACAACATCGACGACCTGGAGGCCCTGCTCGACCACCTGTCGATCACCGGCCCGGTCCACCTCGTCGGCAACTCCTACGGCGGCACCATCGCCTTCGGCTACGCGGCCCGCCACCCGGAGCGCGCGGCCAGCCTGACCCTCATCGAGTCCGAACCGGCGACCGCCGCCTGGGCCACCAAACTCGGCGGCATCCTGCACCGGGTCGTCACCGAACTCGCCCACAACGAGCCGGACGCGATCGCCTGGATCACCGCCAACCGCAGCCGCAACACCGCCCGCCTCGCCAAGGGCGCGGCCCGCCTCGCCCGCGAGACCAGCCTCGGCCGGGACATCCCGGCCAGCCGGGTCCTGACCGAGGACCAGATCAGCGCCGTACGCTGCCCGGTCCTCGGCGTGTACGGCGGGGACTCCGACCTGGTCGAGGTGGTCCCGCTGAAGGAGGCCCTGCTCGCCAACTACCGGTCGGTGGTGCTGCCCGGGCACGAGCACTCCGTGCTGGTCGAGGCGTCCGGCACGGTCGGCGGACACATCCTGGAGCTGATCCACTCGGTCAGCGGCGGCGTACGGGCCGGGGTCCGGTGA
- a CDS encoding type I polyketide synthase has translation MTDDRRTPVAIVGMAVLLPGAAGLDAYWTNLRDGVDAIGEVPEDRWDAEYYRPGSANGPAVPDQVYCRRGGFVDGPAEVEVTRYGIMPSSVHGTEPDQLITLDVAAAAISDAGGADRLPDRHRIGVVLGRGGYLTPGLVRLDQRVRTAGQLVRTLGELLPGLTPGQLTRVREAFTERLGPASPESAIGLVPNLAASRIANRLDLRGPAYTVDAACASSLVAVDQAVTELTTGRCDLMLAGGVHHCHDITLWSVFSQLRALSPSQRIRPFHRDADGILIGEGTGVVVLKRLADAERDGDRVYAVIRGTGVASDGRTAGLVNPDPGGQTHAVRQAWRAAGLDPAAPHSVGLLEAHGTATPAGDAAELTTLAEVFGPSKGESDRAVLGSVKSMIGHTMPAAGVAGLVKAALALHHATLLPTLHCDDPHPALAATRFRTLDRSAPWETVPGQPVRRAAVNAFGFGGINAHVVLEEAPGRRAAAGRRGPEAAAPRIADSVEVAEPERVLLLAADTPGQLTALLAADDSAVLAAGLAPEGTHPEAGPVRLGIVEPTARRLALARRAVGKGRAWQGRNDVWFRPAPLLRTGRLAFVFPGLEGEFTPRVDDIATHFGLPAVTGPATDAVRVGDVGRHGFGVVGVGRLLDSALRRMGVVPDAVAGHSVGEWTAMVASGLYSGDQVDAFMAGFDPDAVTVPGLAFAAVGAPADRVLAALGADWSDAGIVLSHDNAPNQSMVCGPDRAVADFVRAFRADGVLCQVLPFRSGFHTPMLAPYLTPIREAAERFRLHPPAVPVWSGTTAAPFPAAEAEVRELFVRHLLEPVRFRQLVEALYAAGHRVFVQTGPGQLASLIGDTLGDRDHLAVAANSPHRSGLAQLRRVATALWTAGAAVAPTVPSTAGTATPPRQRPPVRLDLGGALVSLDGPELPALRAALGSLRTPAGPSPLDDLAARVPAAAELDALLRETADTAAAVLTAIRTASGTVSRTASGTVAGTASGTVSRTASGTVAGTASGTVSHTASGTVPHTASGTVAGTASGTVPHTASGTVAGTASGTVSHTASGTVPHTASGTVAGTAAGTASRALPRIPAPAAPQPAGPPSPPLPTSRSTTLRVSPEAMPHLLDHCFFPQRPGWPDTEDRWPVVPATTIVQHMVDAAEAATGLRAVAVHGARFDRWLTATPAVDVQVTVSPEGPGRVTVTFGPTARAVVEVAADRTAPSAGPARPPAPERAPDHTAAELYAQRWMFHGPAFQGVTELTAIGDRHVRGVITTPTAPGALLDNVGQILGYWIMSTRTERTVVFPVQMRRMRFHGPHPAPGTEVGCLVRITSLTDTVLEADVELTVGDRVWARIDGWQDRRFDNDPHTRPVERFPDRHTLSVARPGGWTLLHERWPDLASRELIMRNSLGGAERSEYAAHPPRGRRQWLLGRIAAKDAVRQWLWQHGEGPVFPAELRVHNDELGRPYVVGVHGRTLPALDVSLAHRAEAAVAIVRPHTPGPGPGIDLEEVTDRDPAAMEVALGADELRLLHALSAADADGPPALWFTRFWAAKEAVAKAEGTGFDGRPRDFTVLEAAPDGSRLLVSGRLERAYPVRCAPVRNTPALPDRDYVVAWTTGPAAADPEEDPR, from the coding sequence GCTGCCCGGCCTCACGCCCGGCCAACTGACCCGGGTGCGCGAGGCGTTCACCGAGCGGCTCGGCCCCGCCAGTCCCGAGTCCGCGATCGGCCTGGTGCCCAACCTCGCCGCCTCCCGGATCGCCAACCGCCTCGACCTGCGCGGCCCCGCCTACACCGTCGACGCGGCCTGCGCCTCCTCGCTGGTCGCCGTCGACCAGGCCGTCACCGAACTCACCACCGGGCGCTGCGACCTGATGCTCGCCGGGGGAGTGCACCACTGCCACGACATCACCCTGTGGAGCGTCTTCTCCCAGCTGCGCGCGCTCTCCCCGAGCCAGCGCATCCGCCCCTTCCACCGCGACGCCGACGGCATCCTCATCGGCGAGGGCACCGGGGTCGTCGTCCTCAAGCGCCTCGCCGACGCCGAACGCGACGGCGACCGCGTCTACGCCGTGATCCGCGGCACCGGCGTGGCCAGCGACGGCCGTACCGCCGGACTCGTCAACCCCGACCCCGGCGGCCAGACCCACGCCGTGCGCCAGGCCTGGCGGGCCGCGGGACTCGACCCCGCCGCACCGCACTCGGTCGGCCTCCTGGAGGCGCACGGCACCGCCACCCCGGCCGGTGATGCGGCCGAACTCACCACACTGGCCGAGGTGTTCGGACCGAGCAAGGGCGAGAGCGACCGGGCCGTGCTGGGCTCGGTGAAGTCGATGATCGGCCACACCATGCCGGCCGCCGGAGTCGCCGGGCTGGTCAAGGCCGCCCTGGCCCTCCACCACGCCACCCTGCTGCCCACCCTGCACTGCGACGACCCGCACCCGGCCCTCGCCGCCACCCGCTTCCGCACCCTGGACCGGTCCGCGCCCTGGGAGACCGTCCCCGGACAGCCGGTCCGCAGAGCCGCGGTGAACGCCTTCGGGTTCGGCGGGATCAACGCGCACGTGGTGCTGGAGGAGGCCCCCGGCCGTCGCGCCGCCGCCGGCCGCCGCGGCCCGGAAGCGGCCGCTCCCCGCATCGCGGACAGCGTCGAGGTCGCCGAACCCGAGCGCGTCCTCCTGCTCGCCGCCGACACCCCCGGGCAGCTGACCGCGCTCCTCGCCGCCGACGACTCCGCCGTCCTCGCCGCCGGTCTCGCCCCCGAGGGAACCCACCCGGAGGCGGGACCGGTCCGCCTCGGCATCGTCGAACCCACCGCCAGACGGCTCGCCCTCGCCCGGCGCGCGGTCGGCAAGGGCCGCGCCTGGCAGGGCCGCAACGACGTCTGGTTCCGGCCCGCCCCGCTGCTGCGCACCGGCAGGCTGGCCTTCGTCTTCCCCGGCCTGGAAGGCGAGTTCACTCCCCGCGTCGACGACATCGCCACGCATTTCGGCCTCCCCGCCGTCACCGGCCCCGCCACGGATGCCGTGCGGGTCGGGGACGTAGGCCGTCATGGGTTCGGTGTCGTCGGCGTGGGGCGGCTGCTGGACTCGGCGCTGCGCCGGATGGGCGTGGTGCCGGACGCGGTCGCCGGGCACAGCGTCGGCGAGTGGACCGCGATGGTGGCCTCCGGGCTGTACTCGGGAGACCAGGTCGACGCCTTCATGGCCGGGTTCGACCCCGACGCGGTCACCGTCCCGGGCCTGGCCTTCGCTGCCGTCGGCGCCCCCGCCGACCGGGTCCTCGCCGCACTCGGCGCGGACTGGAGCGACGCCGGGATCGTCCTCTCCCACGACAACGCGCCGAACCAGTCGATGGTCTGCGGCCCGGACCGGGCCGTGGCGGACTTCGTCCGCGCCTTCCGCGCCGACGGCGTGCTGTGCCAGGTGCTGCCCTTCCGGTCCGGGTTCCACACCCCGATGCTGGCGCCGTACCTCACCCCCATCAGGGAGGCCGCCGAGCGCTTCCGGCTGCACCCGCCGGCCGTCCCGGTCTGGTCCGGCACCACCGCGGCCCCCTTCCCCGCGGCCGAGGCGGAGGTACGCGAGCTGTTCGTCCGGCACCTGCTGGAGCCGGTCCGGTTCCGGCAGCTGGTCGAGGCCCTGTACGCCGCCGGGCACCGGGTCTTCGTCCAGACCGGCCCCGGGCAGCTGGCCTCCCTGATCGGTGACACCCTCGGCGACCGCGACCACCTCGCCGTGGCGGCCAACTCCCCGCACCGCTCCGGCCTGGCCCAACTCCGGCGCGTCGCGACCGCGTTGTGGACCGCCGGTGCCGCCGTCGCGCCGACGGTCCCGAGCACGGCCGGCACCGCCACGCCGCCACGACAGCGACCGCCCGTCCGGCTCGACCTGGGCGGCGCGCTGGTGTCCCTGGACGGCCCGGAACTGCCCGCACTCCGCGCCGCGCTGGGCAGCCTGCGGACACCCGCCGGGCCCTCCCCGCTGGACGACCTCGCCGCCCGCGTCCCGGCAGCCGCCGAACTCGACGCGCTGCTCCGGGAAACCGCCGACACGGCAGCGGCCGTCCTCACCGCGATCCGCACCGCGTCCGGAACCGTGTCCCGCACCGCGTCCGGCACCGTGGCGGGCACGGCGTCCGGAACCGTGTCCCGCACCGCGTCCGGCACCGTGGCGGGCACGGCGTCCGGAACCGTGTCCCACACCGCGTCCGGAACCGTGCCCCACACCGCGTCCGGCACCGTGGCGGGCACGGCGTCCGGCACCGTGCCCCACACCGCGTCCGGCACCGTGGCGGGCACGGCGTCCGGAACCGTGTCCCACACCGCGTCCGGAACCGTGCCCCACACCGCGTCCGGCACCGTGGCGGGCACGGCGGCCGGAACCGCCTCCCGGGCCCTGCCCCGCATCCCCGCCCCCGCGGCGCCCCAGCCCGCCGGACCTCCCTCACCACCGCTCCCCACCTCGCGCAGCACCACCCTCCGGGTGTCCCCGGAGGCGATGCCGCACCTCCTCGACCACTGCTTCTTCCCGCAGCGCCCCGGCTGGCCCGACACCGAGGACCGCTGGCCGGTGGTCCCCGCCACCACGATCGTCCAGCACATGGTGGACGCGGCCGAGGCCGCCACCGGACTGCGGGCGGTCGCCGTGCACGGAGCCCGCTTCGACCGCTGGCTCACCGCCACACCAGCCGTCGACGTCCAGGTCACCGTCAGCCCCGAAGGTCCCGGCCGCGTCACGGTCACCTTCGGCCCCACCGCCCGCGCGGTCGTGGAGGTGGCCGCGGACCGCACTGCGCCGTCCGCGGGACCCGCCCGGCCCCCGGCTCCCGAGCGCGCCCCCGACCACACGGCCGCCGAACTGTACGCCCAACGCTGGATGTTCCACGGCCCGGCGTTCCAGGGCGTCACCGAACTCACCGCGATCGGCGACCGGCACGTCCGCGGCGTGATCACCACGCCCACCGCCCCGGGCGCCCTGCTCGACAACGTCGGTCAGATCCTCGGCTACTGGATCATGTCCACCCGCACCGAGCGGACCGTCGTCTTCCCGGTGCAGATGCGCAGGATGCGCTTCCACGGCCCGCACCCCGCCCCCGGCACCGAGGTCGGCTGCCTGGTGCGGATCACCTCGCTCACCGACACCGTCCTGGAGGCGGACGTGGAACTCACCGTCGGCGACCGGGTCTGGGCCCGGATCGACGGCTGGCAGGACCGCCGCTTCGACAACGACCCGCACACCCGCCCCGTCGAGCGCTTCCCGGACCGCCACACCCTCTCCGTGGCCCGGCCCGGCGGCTGGACCCTGCTCCACGAACGCTGGCCGGACCTGGCCTCCCGTGAGCTGATCATGCGTAACTCCCTGGGCGGCGCCGAACGTTCGGAATACGCCGCGCACCCGCCACGCGGCCGCAGGCAGTGGCTGCTGGGCCGCATCGCCGCCAAGGACGCGGTACGCCAGTGGCTCTGGCAGCACGGCGAGGGCCCGGTCTTCCCGGCCGAACTGCGCGTCCACAACGACGAGCTGGGCCGCCCGTACGTGGTCGGCGTGCACGGCCGCACGCTGCCCGCGCTGGACGTCTCGCTCGCCCACCGGGCCGAGGCGGCGGTGGCGATCGTACGCCCGCACACCCCCGGACCCGGTCCGGGCATCGACCTCGAAGAGGTCACCGACCGGGACCCGGCGGCCATGGAGGTCGCGCTCGGCGCGGACGAACTCCGCCTGCTGCACGCACTTTCCGCCGCCGACGCCGACGGGCCGCCGGCGCTGTGGTTCACCCGCTTCTGGGCCGCCAAGGAGGCCGTCGCCAAGGCGGAGGGCACCGGATTCGACGGCAGGCCACGGGACTTCACCGTTCTGGAGGCGGCACCCGACGGCAGCCGGCTGCTGGTCTCGGGCCGCCTGGAACGCGCCTACCCGGTGCGCTGCGCGCCGGTCCGCAATACCCCCGCACTGCCGGACCGCGACTACGTCGTGGCCTGGACCACCGGACCGGCAGCCGCAGACCCCGAGGAGGACCCACGATGA
- a CDS encoding acyl carrier protein — MNPTEPEIRADEEAVLADLAGMLRTLLEEYGDDDAEIGMSTTFNRDLELESIDLVTLAGLLEERYGKRVNFAEFLAGMEFDEIIELTVGRLVEYVVWSLKATEAG, encoded by the coding sequence ATGAATCCCACCGAGCCCGAGATCCGCGCCGACGAGGAGGCCGTGCTCGCCGACCTCGCGGGGATGCTCCGCACCCTCCTGGAGGAGTACGGCGACGACGACGCCGAGATCGGCATGAGCACCACCTTCAACCGCGACCTGGAGCTGGAGAGCATCGACCTGGTCACCCTGGCCGGACTCCTGGAGGAGCGGTACGGGAAGCGGGTCAACTTCGCCGAGTTCCTGGCCGGGATGGAGTTCGACGAGATCATCGAACTGACCGTCGGCCGGCTCGTCGAGTACGTGGTGTGGAGCCTGAAGGCCACGGAGGCGGGCTGA